The DNA window AGGTGTTGGATCTTGAGCGACTGTGCAAAACCCAGAGACGAACCGCAGCAAGCCGGAGAGTTTGGAAACCTGTGAAACACAAAGAAGCATGTGCGTATACACTGGGAGCTGTGGAAGTTTACGACGTCGCATCGACGTGGCGTCCGCCTTAAGGGAGAGAAATAGCCCCGTAGATTAGAAGAATGAATTAATATGGGGACAGGCCAAAATTTTACAAAAGAATGAGTAAAAACACTGTGGCTGCTGGGATTCGAGCCCAGGTCTCCACGGCCACAACGTGGAATTCTTACCACTAAACTACAGCCACATCACGTTGTCAGGGGATTCGTAAACACTAATTTAAAGTAATACATTCGCTGTTAACTACTGCTAAACTACTTGTACGACGGAATAATTAAGCAAAAACCGTTCAGTTTCCCGCTACATTAGAGCTGAACTGTCAaccctcatcatcatcatctgcTGCCAATGCGCTCGTCGAGAGAGCTTCATAGATGCAAATGACCACTCCTTCGACCCCCAACAATTGCACTTCCACTTCCAGATCTTATTTTCAGACCACTGTAAGTTTGGTTTCAAGTGTAGAGGAAAATCCCTAATTTTCACTTCACTctttaatttttctctttttgtctcctcataaattttttttttgggtctaaAAAAAGGTTGGCCTCAGCGATTGGTGGTTGGTCAAGGCCGAAAAGGACTTTCGCGGAAAGCGACTTGCGATCGCCGGGATCCCTCATCGAGAGTACATTCATTTAGTTTTTGTGggcttttttctgtttttgtgcAGTCATATTTCATATATCATCCATGGTCGTTAAACTTGTTGACGAATTTTGGGTTTTAATTTGTCATAATGAGATGTAGAAGCAAACGCcagagcttttttttttttttttttttagttggaAATCCATGTACCTTCGCACTGGTCTGGACAGGTGCTATCAATTCCGTAGTCTGTCTATTTGAGGTTAATTTTATAATCTTACTTTTAGTTCAATTGTGGGTGTATTTTTTATCTCATTATGTTTTTGCCACCTTCCTTTTTCTGTACTCATATTGCTGGTGTAATGTTGCCCACTTTTCAAGAATTTGAGCAACgcattttatattttaatgGGAATTCTGTTGTTTTCTGTAACATTTGGTCCTTTGGCATTATTTGGTTTGCAAATCGTCCTGTTCCGTTTATACTGATCTCAGTGAACTATCCATTGCAAGGAAAGCAAACCTCTTAAAGTATTGACTTCATCTTTTGTTGTGCTGTAGTGAACAAGCTCTGCGTGTATTTTCCTCTGCACCAATCCTGAAGAGACATGATCTCTTTAACCTTGAGACTGCTGACGGTGTATGGATTATCATCAAAGGCCTAATCAACAAGGCTAGAACAGAAGAAAATGGGTTTCCATCCGAGGCATGTTAAAGAGTTTTACTTCACTTGAGTTAGCTAAGCAGCACGGAGATTGTTTATATAACAAACCAACAACTTATTCCCACTCAAAATTTGAAGCAACTAATGGCATCATACTTGCTATGGGTTACTGACTGAGCACTCTAAAATTTTCTGCAGCCACTTTAGCTGTTTTGTCCCATAGCTCTGATTGATTCTATTAACAGgtatttgaccattttattatTGGCTTTCCTCCTTATTGGGAGGAGTATGCACTTAATTGCTTTGGAGGAGAATCTCCCACTATGGGCACTGCACAAAGTAACTGTGATTCTGAAAATTTATCCCCAGAAGCAGGAATAGGTACACTGTTCAGCTGTTTGGATGATTCACATTTGCTGAAAATTCTATTTTGTGGGGTGTTCCTAAATGTATGACTGTCTGTAAATTCTTTTGCTGCTTATTTTTTCTTATAGTGGTGCCAGTTACAGTAGATTTTACTGACTGTCCCCGCATAAATCACAAGAATGCCAGTAGTGAAGAAGCAGAAGATGACAATtgcaaaaaaaattccagtATAGAAGATAGTCCAGCCGGAGGCAGAAACGAAAGTAGCAGTAAGTCAAAAAGTGGAGGGGCAAAACCTTCTGACGCTGTTTCACAGCAAGAAAGTCGGGTTCTTGCAAAATTTCGTCATAGTGATTGCTACTGTAGGAATGAGTCAGGTTTATCTCCTATGGTTCCTGAAGCTTCAGGAAAGGAACTATCTTCAAGTAATTGTTCAATCGAACAAATGGAAACTCTTGAACTATCTGGAAATAGTCTTGATGATAATGTCAGGCAACCTCTAGCACAAGCAGGGTTTGAAGAGAACTCTGATCCTCCATCTGACCAGGCTAATATGTTTACTGACGGGGATCGAAAACAAGATCAGAAAAACAAGCGCATTAGGAAAAGGGCTCGTAAAGTGATGCATTCGCCAAGTTGGCTTGGCGGTGTAGgtaaaaaaagggagaaaaatgCAGGTGCTAGTAAACGACCTATGCCTAACCCTGCAAACTTCTCTGTAAAGAAGGTTGGAAAACACATGCCTTGCCTTTTTTCATCAAAGATGTATACCTATTTGTGAGTATGTCTATATCACTATGCATGTAAAACTGTGTCCTTTGGTCCCTTTTGGTCTTCCATGATGCTTGGGTTCACACATCTTAGGAATTTATATTAAAAGGATGCCTCTTTTGCatgatatttatttttgtcaagtATAAAAATCCTACTACCCCAATCTGTGTGGTTTTAACTTGATTCTGCCTTCACGGTCTTAATTTGATGTCTAATATCAGATAAGAGTACGTGGATGTCTAACAGCTGTAGATGAAAGGTATAGAAGTTCAAATTTCGTAATTGAGGAGTTTTTTGGTGAAACTGGAGAATTTTATGGTATCTTTTGTCAGAATGCTTACATGTGTATTCGCAAAGTTCTGACTTGATTCTTTTCCATATTTGTTTTGAGACTTATGCTCCATTCTCTTATTAGTACTAGCTTATTCTTGGTTGATGTATAAATTGGTTCATTTTCCATCTGTTTGCATAGGGAAGTCCTATAACTCGTAAGAAGAAGGAGGAGAGCTTTATTGCTTTACCTGAATCTCTAAGTCTTCAAAGATCCAGATCTGGTAAGCTTTTCAACCATAACGGTGACTGTTCCTTTCTCCCAAACCCTTGCCGAACAATTCTGTCTAGTTGTTAGAGTACTTTTAAGGTAATATTTAGTTCCTGAGATCGTATGGCTGTGTGTCTTGTCTAAATAGGTTGAGAATGAGTGACGTTGTCTTGATGGGGTTTTGACTATATAAATCCATGTCGTGCAGGGAGATTGCTTCTTCCTACCATGCAGTTTTGGCGCAACCAAAGAGCGGTGTATGATGCGGTTAGTCGCTGCATTTAGTATTGTGCACCTAACATTTTGACAACCTCTAGGCTACAAGTAGTTCTTGCCAAGATTCTTACTGACAATCTTCTCCTAAGATAAGGTTATGCATGCAAGTAATACATTCGAAAAGATATATCTGCAGATTCATCTTTGTGGGCTATGATACGTTACTTCAAGTTAAATGAAGGAATCGCTTCATACGAGTTCTATTTGTTTTTATGTTTTTGGAAGATACTCGGGATGCTCTGGCTACATTTTTCTGCTGATTGGATAGTCTGGGTACATGCTGAACATCTAACGTATCTGGTTTATTTTATCAACTTCTTTTCTGGCTAAAATCTTCGTGTTGTAGAAAAAATGGCGTGAAAAAATAATACAATTAATGCATTCATACGCTAGCCAACATACCTTTAATAGCTGCTGGGAAATTAATATAGGGTAAGGAGTTTTCATCTGAATTCCTTTGTTAAGCAGATTTTTCATGTCTTCTGAACTTGCTTTTTAGTTGGTTACTACTAGATACCTTCACTTTCAGCTCAAGCATCTCCGATTTATTTCTGTACCCTTTTTTGTTAACGTCAgtataatttgatttttttttttttttttttttcaggatcGTCGAATTATGGGAATCAAGGACCCGCAACTCAACCAGCATACTAAAGGTGTGTTGCTCTATGAGGCGAAGACAATTTGATAGATTCTGCTAGACCTTGGAACTAATGTAATCTGAATGTGCTTTGTGTGCTGTCACTAATCAAAGGGTAGAAAAATTTATGCccaatttattttaattttatgttTTCTGTGTGGTGTCTTTGCATATCAAGACTTGTAATAGACAATAAAGTGAACAGAGAAAAGGAGATAGAATGAATCTGGAAGGCGAAAATTATGTGCAGAATTCCATTGTGAACTGCATCATGTCAtcattaatttttcattttttaatctTATGGTAGAATCTTTACTTCGACAGCTACATTCTACTGTTGAGAGCCGTGGTTtattggacttttttttttatttaaatttatttaacCTTATTAGTTAATTGTGACCACTGTAATTGATCTGGAGATTATATTGAATATATTTTTCACTGTCATTCACAtggaagcttttcttttgttaaggGAGTAGGTCTGAacctcaaagaaagaaaaggcaaCTGCGGTGACTGTTCATAATGGCGCTCTTATTGCCCAGTGATGGCGAAAGGTATGCATTTGCAAAGATTTTCATGTCATTATGAACAGGTGTGGGCCAACATAAGCAGCAATCTGTTAGCGATGTCAACATGATActattgttttccttttctctttagCAATGACACATAaggttttcttttttcaacaccctcttttgcccttttttttttttgtggaccTAATCACTGTAGATGCATGCGGTGGCATTCCTGTTGCCAGCAGTGTAGTGTTTGTATCTATCCTACATCCTTGGAAATTATTAAGGAATGCTGTGCTATCTTTTcccttccaaaaaaaaaaaaaaaaatgctgcaattgaaataaaataaataaattttgctcaagaaagaaaccAAAAATGTTGAAGGGTAGGCCCTTTTTCTGATTAGTGGTATTACGCCCTTTGTAACATTCGGGCTCAATAAAATCAGCAACGATGGGCTGAATTTGGGCCTATAGGACTGTTTGACACCTGTGGCTGTGATGTCCAAGGCTCCCAGAAGATGAAAATTGCTCCGCCGCTAAATTCGAAATTCTCtgatgaaatttcaaaatttgaaaaccaCCCAATTTACCAAGATCACCCTCAATTAAAAAACATGAATTGAGTTAACTTGCCTGTGTTTCTAATCTAATCTAATTGTGTGCGCGCGCGCGCACGTTTCTACCGTTTacaggaaaaattaaaaaacatgaaaaaagTCACGATCCGCGTCATCCAGAATCATGGATTATTAACCGTCAACTTGAGCCTTATCGACGTCTCAAAATCATCTAATCTATTCGTTCCGGATCGCGAATGTCAGCCGTGGATTAACATTTGAAACCCAACGGTCCTCCTCCTCTCCGCTCCACAAAGGCTCCCCTATATAAGTTTGCAAACACAAGCCACCAATGCAATCGGAATTCTCTCTTATTTGGCTTATTCCTTCTTAATCGACTAGATTAGTGGTAGTATCTGCATCCGGTTCGATTTCAAATGTCGGGAAGAGGAAAGGGAGGCAAGGGATTGGGCAAGGGAGGTGCGAAACGGCACCGTAAGGTCCTGAGGGATAACATCCAGGGCATCACGAAGCCGGCGATACGGCGTTTGGCTCGGAGGGGTGGAGTCAAGCGTATCAGTGGTCTCATCTACGAGGAGACTCGCGGAGTCCTCAAGATCTTCTTGGAGAACGTGATTCGTGACGCCGTCACTTACACAGAGCATGCCCGTCGCAAGACTGTAACCGCCATGGACGTCGTTTACGCCTTGAAGAGGCAGGGACGTACTCTCTACGGCTTTGGCGGCTGAAGAAAGAGAGGGGGTTAGGGAATGATTGTAGTTGTTTTGGTTTTAGCGCGCTGTTGCGAAAATTGATCATGTGGTAGTGGTATATCTTTTCGAAATAGGCGGGTTGGGTCACTGGGTAAGACTTTTAGGGTTAGGGTTGGGAATTACGGATGTtaaaaaatgttaattttttcaaaactgtTTTAAGAGGGATTCCTGAACTAGCTCTTCCCTTCAATTTCTCCTTTGTGGTTATGTGGTTTATTTTACGTCTGATGCCATCATCTAGTAGGATATCTCCACTTGATTAATTTGCTGTGTTAAAAGAGAAGATTAAtgttcagaaaaaaaaaaaaaaagagaaataggACTGATTTTGATGTGTGCGGTGTTCTTCCCGAGGACGATTATTTGGCATCTAACAAGACATTTCCTTTTGGAGTGACTTAAGTGCAAGCAAATACCACGAAACACATTCAAAGAATAATGACCCAATTTCAGCGCCACAATCACAGAAGGGTTTTCTTCATGAAGAGCATTGAAAGGCTAACTGCTAATTTTCAGGGAGCAATGTTTTGAGTCTTCTGCACATTAGTAGGCAGATAAAAAATGGAAGGAGCAGCTGCATTCCAACCAACAATCTCAACTTTCATAGGCTCTCCATCTAGTTCAACACGATTTTTATGTCTAATTGCTGCCTCTGTATCTTTTCCATGGGAACAAATCACCTCTGCTTTTCCCTGCGAGAAGCAGAAGAGTATATTCCAGGAAAGACTGCATTTCAAGCCAAAAGTTCCTTGGTGACGATACCTTTGATTTGCGACTCTTATCATAGTGAACAGCACACCTTTTCAAGTCGCCGACTTCAGAAAATAGCTCCTGTTCACATGTTTTGGGCCCAGAATTCGTGCGTTCGGGTGGGTGGAACTGGAACTGGAACAGGAATCTTCTGTTCATTTCCAAGGTAGGGCTGTGGAAGGCCGGCACAGTCCagatgggtttgtttggatggtGACtctatttcaaataatattttgcttgcattacaaatataatttttaattcacgttttatattttcaattatttttttatctcacatacattacatcacaaaaaatgttataataattattttaaataatactctatccaaataAAATGGCACCTCAAGAACACAACAATAAAAAAACAATAAGAAGTGGTGTAGTTGGTTATCAGTCAGTCTAACACACTGAAGGTCTCCGTTTCGAGTCCGGGCGATGCCAATTGGTAACGTTCTTTGTTTTCGTTTGTTCGACTTAACAGTCACCTCGGGCCCATAACCTACATCGTCGCTTGTCCATATGCTGTCCCCTCTAATATATGTgaaaacttttttcttttttaattcattCCCTCTTAGGCTCTTATAAAGTAAAGACCAAAGTGAAATAAGCAATTTTTAAGGGCAATCAACCAAAATCCTTAACTGAATACCTTTTTTCCATTATTTTATGACTAACTGGAAAGAAAgcataatatttatataattggAGGTGAAGAGTATAGGTGGCAAATAAAcccatttaactaaatttacttATACCTGCCCATGAATAGATGAATATGGGTATATTAAGTTTTTACATATACGTATAAATGGGTTAATCAATAATatccatcaaacccaattaacccatttaaaatTATCTTTTCCCAAACCTCCTCTCTTCCCttacccatttttttttaaactgttcATTTTATCATGATATTgattacttttgtttcattattattattatttattgattttatcttattattttattttctcttcaTTTGTTAACTTACTCATGTTTCAATATGATtaatttatgacaagttttagcctcttttctTACCTTTCcataatgaaattttaaatttacatatgaaaaaaatgttaggggttcaaaatttttgaactaattttttatgttaacttttataatACTCAGTTAAAATTTTTATACTCTTATTGTTctattattaaatagtatgtaattttacGACATAGAGTACGGataagaaaattttggtaattaagtttattgtgtattataagtaaatatttaaaactaatgatgagTGTAAAGGAtagtataaattgataacttagtttgcaacgatgaatttaaatgaatttacaaaaaagttaaaataaatggactataaatggataatt is part of the Coffea eugenioides isolate CCC68of chromosome 6, Ceug_1.0, whole genome shotgun sequence genome and encodes:
- the LOC113774846 gene encoding histone H4 — its product is MSGRGKGGKGLGKGGAKRHRKVLRDNIQGITKPAIRRLARRGGVKRISGLIYEETRGVLKIFLENVIRDAVTYTEHARRKTVTAMDVVYALKRQGRTLYGFGG
- the LOC113772983 gene encoding kinetochore-associated protein KNL-2 homolog, whose translation is MQMTTPSTPNNCTSTSRSYFQTTVGLSDWWLVKAEKDFRGKRLAIAGIPHRDEQALRVFSSAPILKRHDLFNLETADGVWIIIKGLINKARTEENGFPSEVFDHFIIGFPPYWEEYALNCFGGESPTMGTAQSNCDSENLSPEAGIVVPVTVDFTDCPRINHKNASSEEAEDDNCKKNSSIEDSPAGGRNESSSKSKSGGAKPSDAVSQQESRVLAKFRHSDCYCRNESGLSPMVPEASGKELSSSNCSIEQMETLELSGNSLDDNVRQPLAQAGFEENSDPPSDQANMFTDGDRKQDQKNKRIRKRARKVMHSPSWLGGVGKKREKNAGASKRPMPNPANFSVKKGSPITRKKKEESFIALPESLSLQRSRSGRLLLPTMQFWRNQRAVYDADRRIMGIKDPQLNQHTKGSRSEPQRKKRQLR